A genomic stretch from Aedes albopictus strain Foshan chromosome 2, AalbF5, whole genome shotgun sequence includes:
- the LOC109420665 gene encoding uncharacterized protein LOC109420665 isoform X2 — MEERKPVVLVMSVDAATDPESLIAKVRKIPSSEGQQELAEGRTGYRYHIRTKYYETDVTLCPWKSSEQLCDLPEAILTQLDGILIYFDAKDREFLKVLPDYAAFVADTGIEFGILLCSELQEESDKGVTFKEAKEYCNILDVIELEPSGETEDGEAAGVDELVQAMHNFIWSNVDMSRKSGGGVAESSDGGGDAGTGEESAAAVAEENELRIEEELMGFEKLLTQVMQFRPNTNSWTRNERLAYAQEFAEIFDDLIGDED; from the coding sequence CAGTAGTGCTGGTTATGTCCGTCGATGCGGCAACCGATCCGGAATCATTGATCGCAAAAGTTCGCAAGATTCCGAGCAGTGAAGGCCAGCAAGAGCTGGCCGAGGGCCGCACCGGGTACCGATATCACATACGGACCAAGTACTACGAAACAGATGTTACGTTGTGCCCATGGAAGAGCTCGGAACAGTTGTGCGACTTGCCGGAGGCAATTCTGACACAGTTGGACGGAATTTTGATATACTTCGACGCGAAAGATCGGGAGTTTCTAAAGGTGTTGCCGGATTATGCCGCGTTTGTGGCCGACACGGGGATAGAGTTTGGAATTCTTTTGTGTTCGGAACTGCAGGAGGAGAGTGACAAGGGGGTTACCTTTAAGGAAGCAAAAGAATACTGCAACATTCTGGATGTGATCGAATTGGAACCAAGTGGCGAAACGGAGGATGGAGAAGCGGCAGGGGTGGACGAGTTGGTGCAGGCGATGCATAATTTCATCTGGTCGAATGTGGACATGAGTAGGAAAAGTGGCGGTGGTGTTGCGGAGAGCAGCGATGGAGGAGGAGATGCTGGGACCGGAGAGGAATCAGCTGCAGCGGTGGCAGAAGAAAACGAGCTACGGATTGAGGAGGAATTAATGGGATTCGAGAAGCTGCTGACGCAGGTGATGCAGTTCCGTCCGAATACGAACTCGTGGACCAGGAATGAGCGGTTGGCCTACGCGCAGGAGTTTGCGGAGATTTTCGATGACTTGATAGGGGATGAGGATTGA